One stretch of Caldalkalibacillus uzonensis DNA includes these proteins:
- a CDS encoding acyl-CoA mutase large subunit family protein yields MSKEEEFQKLYEEWRRKTEELIAKFPERKEEFLTSSGIPVELLYLPDQLDQDYVERLGFPGQYPFTRGIHPTMYRARQWTMRQYAGFGSAEETNKRFHYLLQQGQTGLSVAFDLPTQIGYDSDDPMARGEVGKVGVAIDSLEDMETLLAGIPLDKVSTSMTINAPASILLAMYIAVAEKQGVPSQKLSGTIQNDILKEYIARGTYIFPPQPSMRLITDIFAYCAEHVPKWNTISISGYHIREAGATAVQELAFMMANAISYVEAALEAGLDIDQFAPRLAFFFNAHNHFFEEIAKFRAGRRIWAKLMKERFGAKKEKSWQLRFHTQTGGSTLTAQQPDNNIVRVTIQALSAVLGGTQSLHTNSRDEALALPTEESARIALRTQQIIAYESGVGDTVDPLGGSYYVEALTDKIEEEVYRYLEKIEQLGGAVKAIEQGYVQREIHKAAYEAQQRVESGEDIIVGLNKFQIDDEPQPEILRVDPKLGEKQKEKLNRLRANRNAAKVEQTLTRLREGARGTENLMPLILDAVRAYATIGEICNVLRQEFGEYQG; encoded by the coding sequence TCTGACTTCCTCCGGCATTCCGGTCGAGCTGCTGTACCTGCCGGACCAATTGGACCAGGACTATGTGGAACGCCTCGGGTTTCCAGGCCAGTACCCATTTACCAGAGGCATTCATCCTACCATGTACAGGGCCAGACAGTGGACCATGCGCCAATATGCCGGTTTTGGTTCAGCGGAAGAGACCAATAAACGTTTCCACTATTTACTGCAACAAGGTCAGACAGGTCTCAGTGTCGCCTTCGATTTGCCCACCCAGATCGGCTATGATTCGGATGATCCCATGGCCAGGGGAGAAGTGGGCAAAGTAGGTGTGGCCATTGATTCTTTGGAAGATATGGAAACCCTCTTAGCTGGCATTCCTTTGGACAAAGTAAGCACATCCATGACCATCAATGCCCCGGCCAGCATTTTGTTAGCCATGTATATCGCCGTGGCAGAAAAGCAGGGAGTGCCCTCACAGAAACTGTCCGGCACCATCCAAAATGATATTTTAAAAGAATATATTGCCCGGGGAACATATATTTTTCCACCCCAGCCCTCCATGCGTCTGATCACGGACATTTTTGCCTATTGTGCCGAGCATGTACCCAAATGGAATACGATCAGTATTAGCGGTTATCATATCCGTGAAGCAGGTGCAACAGCCGTGCAAGAGCTGGCCTTTATGATGGCCAATGCCATCAGCTATGTAGAGGCGGCTCTAGAAGCGGGTTTGGACATTGACCAGTTTGCCCCGCGGCTGGCCTTTTTCTTCAATGCTCATAATCATTTCTTTGAAGAAATTGCCAAGTTCCGCGCTGGGCGGCGCATTTGGGCCAAACTGATGAAAGAACGTTTCGGGGCCAAAAAGGAGAAGTCTTGGCAGCTGCGTTTCCACACGCAAACCGGTGGTTCCACCTTGACAGCCCAGCAGCCGGACAATAATATTGTTCGCGTCACCATTCAAGCATTGAGCGCTGTGTTAGGCGGAACACAAAGCTTGCATACTAATTCCAGGGATGAAGCTTTGGCCCTGCCAACGGAAGAATCAGCCCGCATTGCTTTAAGAACCCAACAAATTATCGCTTATGAAAGCGGTGTGGGGGACACGGTTGATCCTCTTGGCGGCTCCTATTACGTGGAAGCCCTCACCGATAAAATAGAGGAAGAAGTATACCGCTATTTGGAGAAAATTGAACAATTGGGCGGCGCAGTTAAAGCGATTGAACAGGGTTATGTGCAACGGGAAATTCACAAAGCCGCTTATGAGGCACAGCAAAGAGTAGAGTCAGGAGAAGACATTATTGTCGGATTGAACAAGTTCCAAATCGATGATGAACCTCAACCTGAGATTTTGCGGGTAGACCCCAAACTGGGCGAAAAACAAAAAGAAAAGTTAAACCGCTTGAGAGCTAATCGTAATGCCGCCAAAGTAGAACAGACACTGACCCGGCTCAGAGAAGGAGCACGGGGCACCGAGAACTTGATGCCGCTCATATTGGATGCAGTCCGGGCCTATGCCACCATCGGGGAGATTTGCAATGTACTGCGCCAGGAATTTGGTGAATACCAGGGATAA